CGCTGAGATTGGGTCAGGTCATCCTATTATTGCCTTGCGTGCTGATATTGATGCCCTACCGATTAAGGAAAAGACAGGTCTTCCTTATGCTAGCGACAATGGTGCCATGCATGCTTGTGGTCATGATTTTCACCAGACCTCTCTGCTTGGTGCTGCTCAGCTTTTAAAAGAAAGAGAAGCAGAGCTTAAGGGGACTGTTCGATTAATTTTTCAACCGGCTGAGGAAAATTTCCAAGGGGCCTATCAGGTCATTGAAGCGGGCGGTATTGAGGGTGTGTCAGCTATCATCGGTTACCACAATAATCCTCACTTGAAACCTGGTCAGATTGGCCTTCGTTCAGGTGCTATTTTGGCAGGCGTGGAGCAGTTTAGGGTTGATGTCAAAGGTGTTTCGTCCCATGCAGCCCGTCCTGATTTGGGTGTGGATACGGTCTTGGTTACTACGACTATCATTAATAATTTACAGCAAATTGTGGCTCGGACGGTATCTCCCTTTGAGTCAGCTGTATTGTCAGTTACTCATATCGAAGTTGGAAATACCTGGAATGTTCTTCCAGCAGCCGGCTTCTTCGAAGGAACGATTCGGACTTTCGAGCCTAAGGTTCGGGAAGATGTCATTGCTCGCTTTGAAAAAGTTGTTCAGGCGACAGCGGATCAGTTTGGTGCTCAAGTTGACATTACTTGGGGTAATTCACCTTACGTGACCAACAATGACCAGACTCTCACACCGCTCATCTTTGAAAATTCTAAAGCCTTCGCAGAAGTGATTGAAACGCTACCATCAACAGGCGGAGAAGACTTTGCGGCTTATCAAAAGGAAATACCAGGAGTCTTTGCCTTTGTCGGCACTAATGGTGAGGAGGATGCCCCAGGCTGGCATCATGATGATTTCCTTGTGAAAGATGAAGCCTTGCCTGTAGCCGTTAATTACTATGTGGAAAACGCTCTTTTCCTCCTTGATTATTTTAAGGAGCAAGACGACTGACTATTCCCTTAATTGAAATCACTAGTAATGCAAAAACTGTTGCGGAAAGAAGTCCAATTATCCAGAGTTTCTCTTGGGTCATAAGCAATTAGCAGACCAAGGACTCTTTGATTATTTTATTAAGAGTTTTCCATGAAGCTTAAGGATTTTAAATTGGTGCTGTTTTTGAAAATAAAAAGGAGGATGTGCATAAGAAAAAATACTCTTTTGATCATTTAGTTTACAACTTAAGAGCCCAGCCGATTGGTTGGGTTCTTTTGTGAATTGTTTAGATAGTTAGGGGAGTATGATTCTAAGGTCTTAAAATAGCGGAGATTTTTTTCTCTTGATTTTAGTTAAAATGAAAGCGCTATTATTACAGGGAGATAGATAGGAAGTGGTTAAGCGATTTGCACAATCCTTTACCTTATGACCTCCGAATGAGGAGAAAATATGTTAATTGGTATTCCAAAAGAAATCAAAAACAACGAAAACCGTGTAGCTCTTACACCTGCAGGTGTCCAAAGTCTTTTGGCTAAGGGACACGTAGTATTAATCGAAACAAATGCGTCCAAGTTCTGTTATTGTTAACGTTGCCGTTGACCAAGGTGGGGTTGTTGAGACTGTGAATCGTGTGACAAGTCACGATAAGCCTGTTTATGAAACACACGGTGTCCTTCACTATGCTGTTGCTAATATTCCAGTTGCAGTAGCACGTACATCAACCATTGCTCTTACCAATGTTACCCTTCCTTATATCGAAGCTCTTGCAGGAGTAGGCTTTAAACAGGCTATTGAAAATGACGAAGGCCTTCGCCAAGGTGTAACGACTTATCAAGGTCACATTACTAGCCAACCTGTTCCAGAAGGATTGAATAGAAGCTGTACAGCTATTGACGAGTGACTATAAGTTTATAATTTTATCAGAATGAAAGAGAAGTCGCGCCATGAATTGGTGTGACTTTTTTTAGTTAGGATAAGAGGTAATCGTGTGTTTAGTAGTTGATTGTCAAGTGTCTATAAAGCTTAAATCTGCTTATTTTTTTCTAATCTAGGTATTGTTTTATGCTATAATGAGCAGACATCTTAACATTAGTAATGAGTACCTATGACTCTTTCTGTTTTTACTTAAAAAATGCGCTCATAAAGAGGTTTTACCATGGCCAATCATATTCGTGTTCTCACAGAAATTATTTTCTCTTAGCTTGTCGTCTTTTATTTTGGTGTAAAAATCGATGTATCATTGACCAAGTTTCTAATTACAATAGGTGTGGCAGCGCTGCTTGAAATGATTTACCATGTGATACTTGCTCGAAGATAGGAGCAAATATTTCTTTCGAAGCTTTTTGGAGAAACTGTGGACAACTCTTTAGAAAAAATGTTGTGTTCTTCGTTTTTTTTAGTTTTTTACCACATAATTTTCAAAGGGTGCATATATCTCCATTAACATAAGATATGAAATCGGTTACATAAAAAGCTGTAGCTTTTTTATTTTCCAGTTCAGATATTGGTAGTCTGAAAAATTAAATGATACAATGGCAGAATATAGGAGGATGCAGAAATGGTAAACTATGATTTGATTGTTATCGGTTTTGGTAAAGCCGGTAAAACGTTGGCTGCTAAGATGAATGCGGCTGGTAAGAAAGTTGCTGTCATCGAGCGCAGTAAAGCTATGTATGGTGGTACTTGCATTAATATTGCGTGTATCCCAACTAAGACTATGATTGTTGCGGCTGAGAAGGGCTGGTCATTTGACGACACCATGAAAGAACGTGGTGCAGTGACTAGTCGTCTTAATGCTAAGAATTATAAAATGTTGGCAGACAATGGCGTTGATGTCATTGATGCAGAAGCACATTTTGTGTCAAATAAGGTCATTGAAGTGGTGGCTGGTGATGACCGTCAAGAGCTTACAGCTGAGACTATTGTTATCAATACAGGCGCTGTGTCTAATATCTTGCCTATTCCTGGCTTGACAACAACTAAGCATGTTTACGACTCAACTGGCATTCAAACTCTTGAAGCTTTGCCAAAACGCTTGGGTATCCTAGGTGGTGGTAATATCGGTCTTGAATTTGCTGGCCTTTATAACCGTTTGGGTAGTCAAGTGACTGTCTTGGATGCAGCGACTAGCTTCTTGCCACGTGTAGAGCCATCTATTGCTAAGCTGGCCAAGCAATACATGGAAGAGGACGGCATTGTCTTTGAGCAAGGTGTTAAAACTTCCGAAGTAAAAAATGACGGTGATGAAGTTGTCGTTGTTACTGACAAAGGTGAGTTTCATTTTGATGCTCTCCTCTATGCGACAGGACGCAAGCCTAATATCGAACCTCTTCACTTGGAAAATACAGATATTGCCTTGACAGAACGTGGCGGTATTCAGGTTAATAAGCATTTGGAAACAAGCGTTCCTGGTGTATTTGCAGTGGGTGATGTTAATGGTGGACTTCAATTCACTTATATTTCATTAGATGATTTCCGTATTGTCTTTAATTACTTGACAGGGGATGGTAGCTATAACCTTGAAACACGTGGAGCAGTTCCAACTGCCATGTTCCTCAACCCACCTTTGGCACAGGTTGGCCTTACTGAAGACCAAGCCAGAGCAGCAGGTGGACCAGTTGCTGTCAAGGAACTTCCAGTTGCTGGCATGCCTCGTGGTCATGTTAACGGTGATTTGCGCGGTGCTTTCAAAGCTGTGGTAAATCCTGAAACTAAGGAAATCTTGGGTGTGACCCTCTTTGGTCAAGAATCTCATGAAATTATCAATCTAATTACCCTTGCTATGAACCATCATATTCCATACACAGATTTGGCTAACCAAATCTTCACTCACCCAACTATGGCTGAGAACCTAAACGACTTGTTTGCGATTTAAAATGAAAAGAGCCGTGAGGCTCTTTTTTAATATAGAAGAAAAATTTTTTAAGACTTTCCTTAGGTGATTTCGGTCGTCAGCGACCTTCTTCGAAGTTCCATGACTAATTTTTGAGCCCCTTCACTTTTTAATTTCTAGGCTCAGGCTAAAACAGTTTCCCGAACTGTTTTACTCTCAAAAATTCCGAGTTCCTGAAACTATTATGCTTCAGGAACTTTTCTCACAGCGGAAAGTCTTGTAAAAAGCAAATCACAAATCATAGGTTAATCTATTTGATAAATTCTATAGAAATGTTTGGCCAGAATATGTTCCAATTTTTCTTTTTTACTCTCTCGTTATAGATCATTTGTCGGTCCTTGTCTGAAAAGTAATGCGGTGTGGGTGATACTCTGAAGTTAATCAAATCGTTTGTTCCAAAAGGAATAAATACTTCTAGTTCCTGATTGTCATTTAGTCTAGCAGCTATGGCAGTACATTTTTCGGGAAATTTTGAAACAGCATCGGTAGAGCTGACATACTTTTCAGTATTAGGACTATGTATATTCATATAATACTGATTTTTTATTTCCCAATTGTATTCAGGATATTTTTTCTTTATTTGATTTTCTATTTCAACAGTTTGCTCATATGATATGTTTTTATCAAAGAAAATGACATCGATATCTGAGAAATTGATATTTGAAGATGTACTTCCGGTGCTTAAGTAGTCCCAAATATAATTGCGTAAAGTTCCAGCACAAAGCCAACAGTCATTAAGTTGGAAAGAGTGGATAATCTTTAATAGTGCCATTAGTTCGGAGTTCTGTTTAATTAGTTTTTCGACATCAATCATTTTTTAACCTCATTGGTATTGTACTAGTTTAAGATAGAAATATCAATTTAGGACCATGTCTCTAATGCAAAGCGACACTCTAGGTTAGATATCGCTTTTTTTGCGCTTTGATGATAAGATAGAAGTGACATAGGAAAATTCCTTAGATTGGGGCTCTTAATCCACTCAGGGAGGTTTATTGACCTTGAGTCACCACTAGAATCTGTATGAAAAATATAGAAAGACACTCGCCTGAAAATTTGTCTGTGAGTGTGTGTAATTTATGACTAAGAAAGTAGGAGTGGGCAAGGCTCACAGTAAGATTATTTTGATGGGGGAGCACTCGGTCGTTTATGGTCATCCTGCCCTTGCTCTCCCTCTTAAGGATATTGAGGTTGTCTGTCAGATTCAGGCGGCTGAGACTCCTTTGACGCTCAAGGCTCAAGATCCCTTGACGACGGCGATTTTTTCAGCGCTTAATTATCTGAAAATCAAGAATCGGCCTATCAGCTATGCTATTAAGTCAAGTGTTCCTGAAAAGCGTGGCATGGGGTCGTCTGCGGCTGTAGCCATTGCGGCAATTCGAGCGGTCTTTGATTATTTCGATCAAGAGCTTAGCCGGGAGACCTTGGAAATGCTGGTTCATCAGGCGGAGACCATAGCACATAGTAAACCGAGTGGTCTGGATGCTAAGACATGCTTGAGTGACAAAGCCATTAGCTTTACGCGTAATATCGGTTTCAAGGAAATCGAGGTCAATTTAGGTGCTTATCTGGTCATTGCTGATACGGGTATCCATGGAAACACCCGTGAAGCTGTGGAAAAGGTTGAAGCTAATGGTTTAGATGCCTTGTCAGACCTCAACCAATTGGGTGAATTAAGTCAGAAGGCAGAACGGGCCCTCAAAGCCAAGGATCAAAAGCTTCTTGGACAGCTCATGTCTCAAGCCCATAATCATCTTAAATCTTTAGGCGTGTCTTGTGCCTTGTCGGACCTTCTAGTAGCAACTGCTCTGGACCACGGTGCACTGGGAGCAAAGATGTCAGGTGGAGGACTGGGTGGATGTATTATTGCCCTAACAAGTACCAAGGATCAAGCCCAAATAATTGCTAAAAAACTTCAAGAAAAAGGAGCCGTAAACACGTGGATAGAAAGCCTGTAAGTGTCAAATCGTACGCAAATATTGCTATTATCAAATACTGGGGTAAGGCGGATGCCAAGCGTATGATTCCTTCAACCAGTAGTATCTCACTGACTTTGGAAAATATGTATACGGAAACCAAGTTGTCTTTTCTGCCTGAGGATGCGACCAGTGATGTCATGTATATCGGTGACGAGCTCCAAGGGGAAAAAGAAACAACCAAGGCCAGCAAGGTTTTAGATATCTTCCGTACTGATCCAAATCAGCCTGTCAAAATCGAAACATGGAACAATATGCCAACAGCAGCAGGCCTATCATCAAGTTCCTCAGGCCTTTCAGCTTTGGTCAAGGCCGCTAACGAGCTCTTCCAAGTAGGAAAAACGCAGTCTGAATTGGCTCAGATTGCCAAGTTTGCTTCAGGATCATCATCACGTTCTTTCTTTGGGCCACTGGCAGCTTGGGATAAGGATAGTGGTGAGGTTTATCCAGTTGAAACAGATCTCAAATTGGCCATGGTTATGCTGGTATTAACAGATCAAAAGAAACCTGTATCAAGCCGAGACGGTATGAAATTGTGTACCGAAACATCGACTTCTTTCCCTGAGTGGATTAAACAGTCTGAGCTGGATTATAAGGATATGTTAGGCTACCTCAAGGCTAATGATTTCCAAGCGGTGGGTGAGCTCACTGAAGCCAATGCCCTTCGTATGCACCAAACCACAAGTACGGCCAACCCTCCATTTTCATATCTAACGGAAGCCTCATACCAGGCAATGGACAAGGTTAAGGCCCTCCGTGCCTCTGGTGAGCAATGTTATTTCACTATGGATGCTGGACCAAATGTTAAGGTGCTCTGTCTGGAAGAAGACTTAGACCGCCTAGCAGACCACTTCCGTAAGGATTATCAGGTCATCGTTTCACGCACCAAGGAGTTGCCAGATGCCTAAGCAGTCGGTCAATCAGGTCACAGTAAAAACAGGTGGGAAACTCTACATTGCTGGAGAATATTCAGTCTTAACACCGGGGCAGACAGCCCTAATTCAATTTATTCCTATTTTTATGTCAGCAGAGATCAAGAAAGCCCAAACTACCCAGTTGACCTCAGACATGTTTGACTACAGTGTGGACCGTGAGCCAGACGTAAATTACGCCCTCATTCAAGAGGCCTTGAATACTTTTGAGGCCTATTGTGGTGAGAACTTGCCTACTCTGGACCTTTCAATCACTGGAAAGTTGGAACGAGATGGGGTTAAATTTGGCATTGGCTCATCAGGTTCAGTTGTAGTATTGACCCTTAAGGCATTGGCAGCATCGCTTCAGAAAGACTTATCCAAAGACATTCTCTTTAAATTAGCTAGTTACACCCTCCTCAAACAAGGAGACAATGGTTCTATGGGAGATTTAGCTTGTATCGTATACGAGGATCTGGTTTCCTATCGCTCCTTTGACCGTGTAAAAATGGCAGAGCTTATAGATCAAATGACTCTATCCGAACTTTTGGAAATAGACTGGGGTTACCGTATCAGTCCAGTAGTGTCAGTACTAAAAGCTCGCTTCTTAGTGGGGTGGACCAAGCAAGCTGCTATCTCAAAAGACATGGTTAAAATGGTCAAATCTCGCATATCAAGCAAGTATTTAAGTGAAACAGAAGTTGCCGTCCAAGATGCCATCAAGGCACTGGAAACAGGAAATAAGAATTTGCTTAAGAGAAGCCTTCAAACAGTAAGCGACCAGTTAGAATCATTGAGTCCAGATATCTATGTGGACAAGTTGAAAAAACTCAAAGAAGCTGAACAACGGCTTGATGCTATTGCCAAGTCCTCTGGAGCTGGAGGTGGGGACTGCGGTATCGCCTTTACCTTTGATCAAGCTAGCAGAGATACCCTAGTTGAGCGCTGGCAACAGGCAGGCATAGAGCTCTTGTATGAGATTTAGGGTCAGCTTAGTAGAATATAATCCACGCAAGAAAGTAAAGAAATAACCTATGACAAATCGTAAAGACGATCACATCCGTTATGCCCTCAAGTACCAGTCGCCCTACAATAGTTTTGACGATATGGAACTTATCCACAAGTCCCTACCGACTTATGATTTAGATCAGATTGACTTGTCCACACATTTTGCGGGACGAGATTGGGATTTTCCCTTTTATATCAATGCCATGACAGGTGGTTCTGCCAAGGGTGGGGCTGTCAATCGAAAACTAGCTGAGGTGGCCAGTCGAACAGGTATTCTCATGGTGACAGGTTCCTACAGTGCTGCTCTAAAGGGGGAAGTACCAGAATCCTTTGACTATCGCCAAGAGTTTCCAGACTTAGACCTAGCGACTAATATCGGTGTGGATAAGTCTGTGGACCTGGGCATTAAGACGGTGGAAGCGATGAACCCAGTCTTTTTACAGCTCCATGTTAATCTTATGCAGGAGCTTCTCATGCCTGAGGGAGAGCGTATTTTCCACACTTGGAAGGAAAATGTGGCGGCTTATGCACAGAAAATAGAGGTTCCTCTTGTGCTTAAGGAGGTCGGCTTTGGTATGGATGTGGAAACCATTCGTTATGCCATGTCTCAGGACATCAAAACTGTGGATATCTCAGGTCGTGGTGGGACTAGCTTCGCCTATATTGAAAATAGTCGAGGTGGCAACCGAGATTACCTCAATGACTGGGGACAAAGCACCGTTCAGACCCTCCTGCAAGCCCAAGACCTTCGTGAAGATGTGGAAATCTTAGCCTCTGGTGGCGTGCGCAATCCACTTGATATGGTTAAATGTCTGGTCTTAGGAGCAAAAGGTGTAGGCCTCTCACGAACAGTTCTTGAATTGGTGGAACGTTATCCTGTGGATAAGGTTGTGGCTATTGTCAATGGCTGGAAGGATGACCTTCGTCTCATCATGTGTGCCCTTGATTGTTGCACTGTTGATGAGCTCAAATCTGTAGATTACATCTTACACGGTAAGCTACAAGGGACTTACGTCAAACAAGAGAAGTAGGAAAGAGCTAAATGCTCTTTTTTCATTACCTTTCATTCTGCCAAAACCTTTTCATTTATGGTATAATAGGGCGATTATAGATAATCAGAGGCCCTAAAAAACGTCAGTTATGAGGACATATTTTCTAAGAAATAAGAGACTTGTTTTCAAGGCCCCTCTCTTTCGTAGGCTATCCCAGTGGGAGGATAAGGTCCTGAGAATTGGGACTCAAGGTTAAGATCGTCACGAAAGAAATCATTACAAAAAAATATTAAGAAGGAAAAAAGAAAATGAGTAATTACGCTATTATCCTTGCTGCGGGTAAAGGAACTCGCATGAAATCAGATCTTCCAAAAGTATTACACAAGGTTTCAGGCATCACTATGCTTGAGCATGTTTTCCGTGCAGTTTCAGTTATCGAACCAGCTAAAAATGTTACTGTTATTGGTCATAAGGCTGAGCTTGTTCGTGAGGTTTTGGATGGTCAATCTGCCTTCACTATGCAAACAGAGCAATTGGGGACAGGTCACGCAGTAATGATGGCTGAAGAAGAGTTGGCTGGACTTGAAGGACGAACGCTTGTTATCGCTGGGGATACACCTTTGATTACCGGTGAAAGCCTTAAAAACCTTATTGATTTCCACGTTAATCACAAAAATGTTGCCACTATCTTGACTGCAACTGCCGATAATTCATTTGGGTATGGCCGTATCATCCGTAATGAAAATGGTGAAGTCACTAAGATTGTTGAGCAAAAAGATGCAAATGAGTTTGAACAACAGGTTAAAGAAATTAATACAGGGACTTATGTCTTTGACAATAAACGTCTCTTCGAAGCGCTTAAAAATATTAATACTAACAATGCTCAAGGGGAATACTATTTGACAGATGTCATCTCTATTTTCCGTGAAAATGGTGAAAAGGTAGGTGCGTATACCCTTCGTGACTTTGAAGAAAGTCTTGGAGTTAACGACCGTGTTGCCCTAGCTACGGCAGAAGATGTTATGCGTCGTCGTATTAACAAGACTCACATGATTAATGGTGTTACTTTCCAAAATCCAAATGCGACATACATTGATGTAGATGTGGAAATTGCACCGGACGTTGTGATTGAAGCTAATGTTACTCTTAAAGGACAAACTAAAGTCGGAGCAGAGTCAGTGCTTACTAATGGAACTTATATTGTTGATTCAACTATCGGTGCCAATACTGTTATCACTAACTCAATGATTGAGCATTCAGTGGTTGAAAAAGGCGCTACAGTTGGTCCATTTGCCCATATTCGTCCGGATTCAATGCTCAAAGAAGGCGTTCATATTGGTAACTTCGTCGAGGTTAAGGGTTCTACTATCGGTGAAAATACTAAGGCCGGTCACTTGACCTACATTGGTAATGCGGAAGTTGGTTCTGACGTTAACTTTGGTGCAGGGACGATCACTGTAAACTATGATGGCCAACATAAATTCAAGACCCAAATTGCTAACAACGCCTTTATCGGAAGCAATTCAACCTTGATTGCACCGCTTGAAATTGGGGACAATGCACTTACAGCAGCTGGTTCAACCATTACGGATAATGTCCCAGCTGACAGCGTAGCCATTGGACGCAGCCGTCAGGTCAATAAAGAAGGCTACGCTATTAAGAAACCTCACCACCCAAGCCAACAAAAGTAGGCTTAAGCTCATCTAAGTCTTGGTTCTATTGAGGAGATGAATTAGATTGGGCTTATAGATTGAAGGAGTCAAGTCATGGAGTTTGAAGAAAAAACACTCAAACGTGAGTTAAAATTTAAGGGACATATTTTTGAAGTTGCAGTGGATGAAGTTCTCTTACCAGACGGTAAGACAGCTGGCCGTGAACTGATTTTCCACAAGGGAGCAGTGGCCGTTTTAGCTATTACCCCTGAAGGGAAAATTATTATTGTCAAGCAATACCGTAAGGCTATTGAGGCGGTTTCCTACGAGATTCCTGCGGGTAAACTGGAAGTCGGTGAGGCTGGCGATGAGATGGCTGCAGCAGCGCGTGAACTTGAAGAGGAAACTCAGTATAGGGGCGAACTTAAATTGATTCATGAGTTTTACACATCCATTGGTTTCTGTAATGAAAAAATTAAACTCTATGTGGCTACAAACCTCCAGCCTGTTGAAAATCCACGTCCACTTGACGAAGATGAGTTTCTTGAAATCTATGAGTTGACTTATGAGGAGTGTATGGAACTCGTAGCTTCAGGTGCTATTCAGGATGCTAAAACCATCATTGCTCTCCAGTACTATGCACTTCATTTTGGAGGAAAATAAGTTATGAGTAAGCCACTTTTGACTGACG
This region of Streptococcus thermophilus genomic DNA includes:
- the mvk gene encoding mevalonate kinase; amino-acid sequence: MTKKVGVGKAHSKIILMGEHSVVYGHPALALPLKDIEVVCQIQAAETPLTLKAQDPLTTAIFSALNYLKIKNRPISYAIKSSVPEKRGMGSSAAVAIAAIRAVFDYFDQELSRETLEMLVHQAETIAHSKPSGLDAKTCLSDKAISFTRNIGFKEIEVNLGAYLVIADTGIHGNTREAVEKVEANGLDALSDLNQLGELSQKAERALKAKDQKLLGQLMSQAHNHLKSLGVSCALSDLLVATALDHGALGAKMSGGGLGGCIIALTSTKDQAQIIAKKLQEKGAVNTWIESL
- a CDS encoding alanine dehydrogenase, with translation MLIGIPKEIKNNENRVALTPAGVQSLLAKGHVVLIETNASKFCYC
- a CDS encoding FAD-containing oxidoreductase yields the protein MVNYDLIVIGFGKAGKTLAAKMNAAGKKVAVIERSKAMYGGTCINIACIPTKTMIVAAEKGWSFDDTMKERGAVTSRLNAKNYKMLADNGVDVIDAEAHFVSNKVIEVVAGDDRQELTAETIVINTGAVSNILPIPGLTTTKHVYDSTGIQTLEALPKRLGILGGGNIGLEFAGLYNRLGSQVTVLDAATSFLPRVEPSIAKLAKQYMEEDGIVFEQGVKTSEVKNDGDEVVVVTDKGEFHFDALLYATGRKPNIEPLHLENTDIALTERGGIQVNKHLETSVPGVFAVGDVNGGLQFTYISLDDFRIVFNYLTGDGSYNLETRGAVPTAMFLNPPLAQVGLTEDQARAAGGPVAVKELPVAGMPRGHVNGDLRGAFKAVVNPETKEILGVTLFGQESHEIINLITLAMNHHIPYTDLANQIFTHPTMAENLNDLFAI
- the fni gene encoding type 2 isopentenyl-diphosphate Delta-isomerase; this encodes MTNRKDDHIRYALKYQSPYNSFDDMELIHKSLPTYDLDQIDLSTHFAGRDWDFPFYINAMTGGSAKGGAVNRKLAEVASRTGILMVTGSYSAALKGEVPESFDYRQEFPDLDLATNIGVDKSVDLGIKTVEAMNPVFLQLHVNLMQELLMPEGERIFHTWKENVAAYAQKIEVPLVLKEVGFGMDVETIRYAMSQDIKTVDISGRGGTSFAYIENSRGGNRDYLNDWGQSTVQTLLQAQDLREDVEILASGGVRNPLDMVKCLVLGAKGVGLSRTVLELVERYPVDKVVAIVNGWKDDLRLIMCALDCCTVDELKSVDYILHGKLQGTYVKQEK
- a CDS encoding NUDIX domain-containing protein, which produces MEFEEKTLKRELKFKGHIFEVAVDEVLLPDGKTAGRELIFHKGAVAVLAITPEGKIIIVKQYRKAIEAVSYEIPAGKLEVGEAGDEMAAAARELEEETQYRGELKLIHEFYTSIGFCNEKIKLYVATNLQPVENPRPLDEDEFLEIYELTYEECMELVASGAIQDAKTIIALQYYALHFGGK
- the mvaD gene encoding diphosphomevalonate decarboxylase; the protein is MDRKPVSVKSYANIAIIKYWGKADAKRMIPSTSSISLTLENMYTETKLSFLPEDATSDVMYIGDELQGEKETTKASKVLDIFRTDPNQPVKIETWNNMPTAAGLSSSSSGLSALVKAANELFQVGKTQSELAQIAKFASGSSSRSFFGPLAAWDKDSGEVYPVETDLKLAMVMLVLTDQKKPVSSRDGMKLCTETSTSFPEWIKQSELDYKDMLGYLKANDFQAVGELTEANALRMHQTTSTANPPFSYLTEASYQAMDKVKALRASGEQCYFTMDAGPNVKVLCLEEDLDRLADHFRKDYQVIVSRTKELPDA
- a CDS encoding amidohydrolase, which encodes MTEVFYDHLAKTRHQIHQHPEVSGEEHETTVFLKAYLKNLGVEPLNYPLKTGLIAEIGSGHPIIALRADIDALPIKEKTGLPYASDNGAMHACGHDFHQTSLLGAAQLLKEREAELKGTVRLIFQPAEENFQGAYQVIEAGGIEGVSAIIGYHNNPHLKPGQIGLRSGAILAGVEQFRVDVKGVSSHAARPDLGVDTVLVTTTIINNLQQIVARTVSPFESAVLSVTHIEVGNTWNVLPAAGFFEGTIRTFEPKVREDVIARFEKVVQATADQFGAQVDITWGNSPYVTNNDQTLTPLIFENSKAFAEVIETLPSTGGEDFAAYQKEIPGVFAFVGTNGEEDAPGWHHDDFLVKDEALPVAVNYYVENALFLLDYFKEQDD
- the glmU gene encoding bifunctional UDP-N-acetylglucosamine diphosphorylase/glucosamine-1-phosphate N-acetyltransferase GlmU; the protein is MSNYAIILAAGKGTRMKSDLPKVLHKVSGITMLEHVFRAVSVIEPAKNVTVIGHKAELVREVLDGQSAFTMQTEQLGTGHAVMMAEEELAGLEGRTLVIAGDTPLITGESLKNLIDFHVNHKNVATILTATADNSFGYGRIIRNENGEVTKIVEQKDANEFEQQVKEINTGTYVFDNKRLFEALKNINTNNAQGEYYLTDVISIFRENGEKVGAYTLRDFEESLGVNDRVALATAEDVMRRRINKTHMINGVTFQNPNATYIDVDVEIAPDVVIEANVTLKGQTKVGAESVLTNGTYIVDSTIGANTVITNSMIEHSVVEKGATVGPFAHIRPDSMLKEGVHIGNFVEVKGSTIGENTKAGHLTYIGNAEVGSDVNFGAGTITVNYDGQHKFKTQIANNAFIGSNSTLIAPLEIGDNALTAAGSTITDNVPADSVAIGRSRQVNKEGYAIKKPHHPSQQK
- a CDS encoding phosphomevalonate kinase, which codes for MPKQSVNQVTVKTGGKLYIAGEYSVLTPGQTALIQFIPIFMSAEIKKAQTTQLTSDMFDYSVDREPDVNYALIQEALNTFEAYCGENLPTLDLSITGKLERDGVKFGIGSSGSVVVLTLKALAASLQKDLSKDILFKLASYTLLKQGDNGSMGDLACIVYEDLVSYRSFDRVKMAELIDQMTLSELLEIDWGYRISPVVSVLKARFLVGWTKQAAISKDMVKMVKSRISSKYLSETEVAVQDAIKALETGNKNLLKRSLQTVSDQLESLSPDIYVDKLKKLKEAEQRLDAIAKSSGAGGGDCGIAFTFDQASRDTLVERWQQAGIELLYEI
- a CDS encoding nucleotidyltransferase family protein, yielding MIDVEKLIKQNSELMALLKIIHSFQLNDCWLCAGTLRNYIWDYLSTGSTSSNINFSDIDVIFFDKNISYEQTVEIENQIKKKYPEYNWEIKNQYYMNIHSPNTEKYVSSTDAVSKFPEKCTAIAARLNDNQELEVFIPFGTNDLINFRVSPTPHYFSDKDRQMIYNERVKKKNWNIFWPNISIEFIK